From the Longimicrobium sp. genome, one window contains:
- a CDS encoding OmpA family protein, with amino-acid sequence MKLRHAAALALIPLAMGACRKRPPATGPGTDSTTAGSTTGAGARVDSIRLEEEARQRAEANRAEADRTERERRDRETALAPVREALTEIIFFEYDSDEIRGEAEAKLRAKADILRANPSIRLRIEGHADQRGSTEYNLALGQRRAEAVRAWLGAYGIDASRFTTLSYGKERPLDEGADESALARNRRAEFAIVGGQLTSAPGGGR; translated from the coding sequence ATGAAGCTTCGCCACGCCGCAGCCCTCGCCCTCATCCCGCTGGCGATGGGCGCCTGCCGCAAGCGTCCGCCGGCCACTGGGCCGGGCACGGACAGCACGACGGCCGGGAGCACCACCGGCGCCGGCGCGCGCGTGGACTCCATCCGGCTGGAGGAGGAGGCGCGGCAGCGCGCGGAGGCGAACCGGGCCGAAGCGGACCGCACCGAGCGCGAGCGGCGGGATCGCGAGACGGCGCTGGCGCCCGTGCGCGAGGCGCTCACCGAGATCATCTTCTTCGAGTACGACAGCGACGAGATCCGCGGCGAGGCCGAGGCGAAGCTGCGCGCCAAGGCGGACATCCTGCGCGCCAACCCCAGCATCCGCCTGCGCATCGAGGGGCACGCGGACCAGCGCGGCTCCACGGAGTACAACCTGGCGCTCGGCCAGCGCCGCGCGGAGGCGGTGAGGGCGTGGCTGGGCGCGTACGGCATTGACGCGTCGCGCTTCACCACGCTGTCCTACGGCAAGGAGCGCCCGCTGGACGAGGGGGCCGACGAGAGCGCGCTGGCGCGAAACCGCCGGGCCGAATTCGCCATCGTGGGCGGGCAGCTCACCTCCGCGCCGGGAGGCGGGCGATGA
- the ybgF gene encoding tol-pal system protein YbgF: MRRAALVLLAVPLLGGCLATQRDIQDLRAQMQRDQSSQEQLLRDVLRRNQALLDSLTDQNVRLRGDVSTRLVAIERQLVQIQELTGQGQQQLAQLRQQIATREEDARRARDAAAEAARNAPPPAAPADCADDAPAGGAGDPAAQEMYDAALGALRRGSVNAARAGFEEFLRAAPGHPRAADAQFNIGEAYAGGRNLERAIEAYGRVVDTYPTSPRAPAALLRIGRIEAGRGNRTQARARFNRIIADYPRSPEAADARRELAAPPRS; encoded by the coding sequence ATGAGGCGCGCGGCGCTGGTGCTGCTGGCCGTTCCGCTCCTGGGCGGGTGCCTGGCCACGCAGCGCGACATCCAGGACCTGCGGGCGCAGATGCAGCGGGACCAGTCCAGCCAGGAGCAGCTCCTGCGCGACGTGCTGCGCCGCAACCAGGCGCTGCTGGACTCGCTCACGGACCAGAACGTGCGCCTGCGCGGCGACGTCTCCACGCGCCTCGTGGCCATCGAGCGGCAGCTCGTGCAGATCCAGGAGCTGACGGGGCAGGGGCAGCAGCAGCTCGCCCAGCTCCGCCAGCAGATCGCCACGCGCGAGGAGGATGCGCGGCGCGCCCGCGACGCCGCCGCCGAGGCGGCCCGCAACGCCCCGCCCCCCGCGGCCCCGGCCGACTGCGCCGACGACGCGCCGGCCGGCGGCGCGGGCGACCCGGCCGCCCAGGAGATGTACGATGCCGCGCTCGGCGCCCTGCGCCGCGGCTCGGTGAACGCGGCGCGCGCCGGCTTCGAGGAGTTCCTGCGCGCCGCCCCCGGCCACCCGCGCGCCGCCGATGCGCAGTTCAACATCGGCGAGGCGTACGCGGGCGGAAGGAATCTGGAGCGCGCCATCGAGGCGTACGGACGGGTGGTGGACACGTACCCCACCTCGCCGCGCGCCCCGGCGGCGCTGCTGCGCATCGGGCGGATCGAGGCGGGGCGGGGGAACCGCACGCAGGCGCGCGCCCGCTTCAACCGCATCATCGCCGACTACCCGCGCAGCCCCGAGGCCGCCGACGCGCGCCGCGAGCTGGCGGCGCCTCCGCGCTCCTGA
- the nrdR gene encoding transcriptional regulator NrdR, whose product MRCPFCHHGDDRVVDSRTSREGRAVRRRRECLRCSRRFTTYEYIEERPLTVHKRDGESEPYDRRKLLLSIQIACAKRPITPAEIDTLVEAIERELDHREEAEVTSEELGKMVMDRLRSRDHVAYVRFASVYRNFQDPEEFYRELRDLADREVQTEVRRHQRELPLQPEEETEPADAG is encoded by the coding sequence GTGCGCTGCCCCTTCTGCCATCACGGCGACGACCGCGTGGTCGACTCGCGCACCAGCCGCGAGGGGCGCGCCGTGCGCCGCCGCCGCGAGTGCCTGCGGTGCAGCCGGCGCTTCACCACGTACGAGTACATCGAAGAGCGCCCGCTCACGGTGCACAAGCGCGATGGCGAAAGCGAGCCGTACGATCGCCGCAAGCTGCTGCTCAGCATCCAGATCGCGTGCGCCAAGCGGCCGATCACGCCGGCCGAGATCGACACGCTGGTGGAGGCGATCGAGCGGGAGCTGGACCACCGCGAGGAGGCGGAGGTCACGTCGGAGGAGCTGGGGAAGATGGTGATGGACCGGCTCCGCTCGCGCGACCACGTGGCGTACGTGCGCTTCGCGTCCGTCTATCGCAACTTCCAGGATCCCGAGGAGTTCTACCGCGAGCTCCGCGACCTGGCCGACCGCGAGGTGCAGACGGAGGTTCGGCGGCACCAGCGCGAGCTTCCGCTTCAGCCGGAAGAGGAAACCGAACCGGCCGACGCGGGGTAA
- the tatC gene encoding twin-arginine translocase subunit TatC — protein sequence MLKRKNPSGDEMPFLDHLEELRWRLLWSLLAVVVGAGAGFMLVMKLNVLGILIEPIHPFLNGSRLKYLSPTDPFFITVKLAIVVGLLLASPVLIYQVWAFFGPALLPHEKRVIVPALYMGLVLFALGVWSAYTVVLPMTLKFTMGFQTEALEQAITIGPYLDVVTRVLLAFGTVFELPVVILILSALGLVTPEFLASKRKHAILIITVVASLLTPGDVITLTLMMMVPLIFLYEFSIVLSRMVTRRRAAATAASA from the coding sequence ATGCTGAAGAGGAAGAACCCGAGCGGCGACGAGATGCCGTTCCTGGACCACCTGGAGGAGCTGCGGTGGAGGCTGCTGTGGAGCCTCCTCGCCGTCGTGGTGGGCGCGGGAGCCGGGTTCATGCTCGTGATGAAGCTGAACGTGCTCGGCATCCTCATCGAACCGATCCACCCGTTCCTGAACGGCAGCCGGCTCAAGTATCTCAGCCCCACCGACCCGTTCTTCATCACGGTGAAGCTGGCGATCGTGGTGGGGCTCCTCCTCGCCTCGCCCGTGCTGATCTACCAGGTGTGGGCGTTCTTTGGGCCGGCGCTGCTGCCGCACGAGAAGCGGGTGATCGTGCCGGCGCTGTACATGGGGCTCGTGCTCTTTGCGCTGGGCGTGTGGTCGGCGTACACGGTGGTGCTGCCGATGACGCTCAAGTTCACCATGGGCTTCCAGACCGAGGCGCTGGAGCAGGCCATCACCATCGGGCCGTACCTGGACGTGGTCACGCGCGTGCTGCTGGCGTTCGGCACGGTGTTCGAGCTTCCCGTGGTCATCCTGATCCTCTCCGCGCTGGGGCTGGTGACGCCGGAGTTCCTGGCGTCGAAGCGGAAGCACGCCATCCTCATCATCACCGTGGTCGCATCGCTGCTCACCCCGGGCGACGTGATCACGCTGACGCTGATGATGATGGTGCCGCTCATCTTCCTCTACGAGTTCAGCATCGTGCTCTCGCGGATGGTGACGCGGCGCCGGGCGGCCGCGACCGCCGCGAGCGCGTGA